Genomic segment of Panicum virgatum strain AP13 chromosome 9N, P.virgatum_v5, whole genome shotgun sequence:
ATACCACCAGAAGCGCCGACTGAGTTAGCAGCGACATGGGTGCTAAGAcgagaagggaggaaggagtTGCGCTTCACCACTGAAGGAGCAGTGGGGAGCTTGGCTTCTTGCAGGAAGGAAAGAGACGGTCGAGAAGTAACCAGCTCGGCAAGCACATCCCGGCAGCGTTCATCCTGGCCAAGTCCACGAACGTTCCAAGATAAAAGGGAGAGCTTGAGGTTATTCATGTAAACGAAGGTGCACCACAGCAAAACAACAACAGCACGAACAGAACTGAACACATGTTACGAACGTGAGCAACAACAAGTTACACCGGCTTGCTCTACGCCGGGACACAAACCACAACCGACAACTACGGGTAAAGGGCAAACACAAATTACACCGGCTGAGCCCAAGCCGGGACCCCAACAACAACCAAAGCCGAACGCAGTCGGCACTAAGACAACAACATAAACACAACAACCAGGAGAGGCAGCTACTGCGAGAGGAGCCGGCACCTAGGCTCCCTCGAGAGGTTGGATAGGCCGCAGGCCCTGCCGAGGCAGAGAAGGTGGCGGCGAGTGACGCGTGGAGGCGGTGGGTGCTGCAAGACCTCAGCTCCTCGATCGCCTCCTTCAGGCGAGCAGAAGCACGGGAGAGGTCGAGCTTCGCAGCCTGGACGCGCGTTGCCTTCAACGTCGCATCCTCGTAGAATGGGTGCTCCTTGGCCGCCAACCTCCGGCTGCAGCGGATCCTGGACGCGCTGTCCACCGCGCGTTTGCGGCGAACGCGACGGCGTCGAGCAGAGACCTCGTGCTCCTCGACGATGAGGTCATGGAGGGAGGGCGCCTGCTGGAACGTGGGGCCCGGCAACTCCACACCCCCGGCGCCGTCCCCCTCAGTGTCGTTGGAGGGAGGACTAggcaggcggggggggggggggggggaggtcgCGCACCACGATCCGAGGGAGCCCAGCCAGAGCAGCGGTGCGCGCCATGGCGTTGACGGCACCGGTTGCCAGGGCCCCCAGCGGGAACCCCGGGCCCAGCAGGGAACCGAGGGTCAGGCACGGAGAGTGGCGGCGGCCTCCAGGAGTGGACCCCATCCTGGCGTGGCAGGAGGATGGGGGCCCACCAGTCCCAAAGGGCCCCGAGCGTGGAGAGCGAGTCGTGGCAGGACTCCAGGCGCGCGGCGTGCCAGGAGCACCACCCCCACCAGAGTTGGAGAAGTCGTGgtcgtgggggggggggggggggggggtggagcaCCAGGCGGGTGTTCCCAGCAGTTGACCACCCGAAGCGTCGCGATCCCGGCCAGCCCCCCGTTGTGGTTGCGCACGATCATGTACTGGAGGACAGGCCGGTCGGCATCCACCAGGACGACCACACGGACCGCCGAGTAATTGGCGATCCCACCGCCAAGCAgctcatcaacaacaacaagacAGCTCTGATCAATGTAGCAAACCTGGCCGAGGGCCGAGAAGGCCGTGTCGATCCGCTCCGGAGCCCAGTGCTCAGGCGGGAAGTTGGTGACCGCGAGCTCGACGCGCCGGCGGTAGTGGCAGATGAAGCGGAACTCGGCGTCCTCGTGGCGGACGAGGCGCAGGATGCGGCCACCCATCTCGATGGAGCCAAGCTGGAGAGTAGCCTCACGGACGCACCGAAAGCACTGGGTGATGGGTGGAGGCAAAGAGCGAGTGCGTTTGAGCGTGGCCCGGCGAGGTCCATTTAAGGACGGGGCAGGCGGGGAGAGAAGCACCTCAAAGATAGGTTCGTGCGCTAGCCTGAGCGCAGGGGGATGGCGTCGCCATGAAGTCCTCCCGAGGTTGACACTCGTTCGGCGGGGGAGGTGACGGGCCATGGCTCGCAGATTTCAAGCGCGGCGTGGGCTGAGGTGACCCGACGAGCGGCGGCATTGAACTCACACAGCCAGCAGGAGTTCGAGGACAAGAACTCCGGCCATCCATGGAGTCAGACTGAGGTGGGATTGTGTGAGGGCCCACGTTATCCCTGGAGTCCGAGGGTTAGAGTTAGATTTGGCTTTTTGAGACTCATCTAACCCTAAAGTATCCAAACAGGAGGATTAGATTGGGGTTAGATACCCACCCTAAAAAATTATCCCCTCCAAGGGGTGCGGTGCTTATTGGGGTTAGATTGGGTTGGGCGCCatcttccctccctctctctccccttccAAATGATTCGTGCCTTTATTGTCCATCTAACCCTTCCATCCAAACATCTCTTTGGTTAAAGTTAGTTTATGGTTAGTCATGAGTTGGATACTAACTCTAACTCATAACTTAgagtatccaaacagggccatggTGTAATGCATAGGTATCAACCTTAGCAGGCAATAACAACACATCCCCTATCAAAAATACATTGCTTGCTTCTTTTGTCATTCTTAATGCATGTTAAGCAACTTGTTCTCAAAAAGTTCTCTTAAGATGTGTGTATGCCTATATGTTCATGCCCCTTTGTTAGATTGAAGAATTTCTGGCGACAGCTGATGAATGTAATCAAGAGCCTGTTCAAAAATGTTCACTCAAGCCTGGAGAAGTTCTTTGCAAGCACAAGGATAAAGATTTTGAGCATTTTGCTCATGGACTTTGTGAAAAATGCTACAACAAGGTAATCACATCTACTATGTATAGTCATTGACTTGCAGATTTCATTGGCTTTTGACACTTTGTTTGATTGTCCAGTTCACTAAACTGTCAGGTGGACTAGAAGGTGGTTGTGACCCTCCAGCATTCCAACGAGCTGAAAAGCTAAGACTTGAAGCTGCTAAAAGGACTGAAGATGCTGCTGCAGCTAAGGAGGCAGCGCTGGAAGAATCTCTTTGTGACACACAGAATTCTGATGTTGAGAATACCTTAACTCCTAGTAAGGTAATACCTGTACAGAGGAAggctaatggcatggactttttTCCCTGGGTGGTGGTGATTGGTGTGTGCTCTTACGTGGGCATGGGCGGGCGCGGGGGGTGGGGGGTTTACAAGTATGCCTATATAAGAACATAAATTTAGTTCGCAATGAAACTGTTTATTCTTATATTTAGTTTCCTTCTTATTTTGTTGTCTGCATAACAGAGATTTTACATACCCACGTGCAATGTTTCCAAATTGATTGTTATAATCATCTTTGGTAAGTCTTAACTCTTCAAGTAAACAAACATTGTAGTTAAATAAGGCAGTATGTTAAATACACTTTTTAACTATTTGACATTATTTTTGCAACTTCACCAATTCCCCAACTTTTCCACCTTATAGTTTGtttaagagtaaaatgcactgggggtccttaaactagttgacctgttctgtttaggtccataaactccgaaagtgcatttctgggtccctaaactttttAAGTCGTTCACCGCAGGTCCATACGCATCCATGTGGGCAGCTAGCGCTGATGTGGCACGCTGACTAGGTGctcactctctttctctctctctctctctctccccgttctCCCCTTGCACCACGCCTCTGcttgcgcgcacgccgccgccgcggccactggGGAGAGGGATGGCGCGGAAGAAGGAGGGCCGGCCCCGCGTGCGTGTTCGTGCCGCGGCCAGCCTCACGCCGCCCTGCCGCGCACCGCCATCCGCCGGCCTGGGGAGCTCCGagctccacgcgccgccgccgtgtgccGACCGCGcaggccggccccgccgccgccgtggcgcaggCAGATCTGCGGGTCGTGGCCGTGGAGCAGCGCTAGGGCCGGCAGCGCGGGAGGGAGCTCCACCcggacagaggagggaggagagtcGCAGATCCGCGCGAAGCTGGCCGCCGGCGATCTTGGGAAGGGAGGAAGGATGCGCCGCTGCGGGGAgtggcgccgccgcgaggaAGGATCTGGGCGCCGCCATGGGAGAGGGGATCGGGGGAGCAGAGGGCCGCCCGGCCCTGCTCGCCACCGCTGTCGGAGAAGAGGAACGCCCGCGCCACCATCGGAGGCACGGCGCCGGAGATGAGGCAGGGACGGCGGAGGCCGCTCGAAGTCGACGCGAGAGCTGCCCTCGCGTCCTTCGCCCACgcaccgccgccctcctccgcctcccttgCGCGCCTTCATCGGGCCTCCTGGAgaagaccgaggaggagccgcctcctctgttccgcGCGTACTCCATCGCCGCGGCCTCCACTGGCGGGAGggtggcggcgccgtcgccgtcgccaagaGGCCGCGAGGCCGCCGCACCATCTcactgtcgtcgccgctcccacGAACCCCGCGGCGCCGGTGACCAGCACGGACAGGCCCCTATCACGCCGAGAAGCCGCGAGGCCACCGCAGCTTCGCGCGCTCTGCTTGCTCCGGTGCTGGCCGCCGCGGCTGCGCGCGGCCCTACCGCGtccgcggccgctccgccctgccggcgcgcgcgcaagcgccggggaggaggcttgcggcggggaggcgagccgccgccgccatgggaggaCGGGCGCGCATCCGGCCACCCCGTCCGCGCCGGCGAAGGGATCACAATGCGCTGGAGGACGGCGGAGCAGGGAGGGGCCGACGCGggtggggggagagagagaggagggagggaggagagagagtggggagggagagagagcgagTTCGGGCAGGAGggcccctccgccgccagcctcgcctcgccggggcTCCAGCCCCTCCGCCCGCGGTGCAGGGGGAgaatggggagagagagaaagagagagagcgcaTAGTCAGTGCCTAGTCAGTGTGCCACATCAGCGCTAGCTGCCCACATGGATGCGTATGGACCTGCGGTGAACGACTTaaaaagtttagggacccagaaatgcactttcggagtttatggacctaaacagaacatgtcaactagtttaaggacccccaaTACATTTTACTCTTTGTTTAATGTCTGTTAACTTCATTCATAATTCGTATCCAATTTCACCTGCATTATATAGTATAGACGGTACTTCAGGATTGTAATTTGGATGATCGGAGTAAGGCTTCGATAATTGGTTTTGGATTTTTCCATGCTTCTGGTGCTCGAAGTAAACTAGCTGCAGATGTTTAGTGTGACAAATTGTCTACAAGTTCTTGATTTGTCTAACATATTACATAATATGTTATCTGCTGCTCCTGAACTGTATTTTAGGCTACAATAAAAGGAAACTTGTTCAGTTTGAAAGTTGATGACCTCTCTAAATTTTATGTCCACGTAGTGCATATTATTTGTTCAAATTTCAGTGCCATAGCCATGTGCTTATAGACCTGTTTCAAGACATCAGTACCAATGTCATATCTAGGCATATGAATGGGTGGAGGACTGGACGGCAGAAGGCATTGTGCCAGCAGAAGGGATCTAAGGTGATAGCCATGGACTGGATTAGGAACGTTGTGTCTTTGCAAGTTAGGATAGTATCAATGGATATAGGTTAGTCTCATAAGTTAATATCCTTGTTCAGCACTCCCtctattccaaattataggtcattttgacttttctatATACATAGTTTTTACAATGTACCTGTCGATAGGTTTTTACAATGTACCTGTCGACAGGCACATCTAGGTGCATAAAAAACTCGGCCTACGGGGGGAAGAAACCCCCGAGCATTGAATAAGAGAAGACCTCTCAAGCAGGCTGAGAAAACCTATGATACGCGGATACTTCGCAAAACTCACGTACCGGTATCGGATACCGTATCGGATACCCGTACTCCACGGATACTCCCGGATACGTATCCCGTAAGTATCGGACTATTTAGAtattttcaaataataaaaataaatcggaTACTCATGGGATACCTGTGGATACCTGTCCGATACCTTCAAACCCTAACAACACCACTCAATCGCTTCGTATAAAGGTCCTCCGTTCAGCTGTGCCACCCTCTCATCCCCACTCGCGCAGCCGCAGGCCCGCAGCAGCCTCGCACGGCTCCCTTACTGTCACCGCCGCTCGGCCACCCGcccacgcctcctcctgctccttccccgCTGCTCATCGCTCCcttgccgtcaccgccgcccggccacccgcccatgcctcctcctcctgctccttccctATCGCTCGTCGCTCCCTTGCCGTCACCTCCGCCCGCCCACCCGTCCGTGCCTCCTACTGCTCCAGCGGCTGCGCGGCCTGTCCAGACAGAGGCCCGCACATCTGTTAAAGCACTATTTAGGGTGGTGCTGCGCTGCTGGAGCTCGCCGCTGGcgggccgccacggccgccggagcgtGCCTCTGgacggcccgcgcggccgctagagagggagaggatgagCTGCGGCCTCCGTAGAGGGAGAGTAGGAGCCGCAGCCGCTGGAGTTGGCCGCTACacagagagagtgtgtgtgccGGAGGTTGGGGAAGAAGACGATCGACATCCATTCGTGGAACAGACGAACAGACGAACAGGTAAGATAAGGTtggttcttttttcctttgccccttcccttttctaataattatagaacatatgaatatatgagtTTATGACGTATtatagtccctggaacttctaTTTTCTCACATTCTAGTTGGGAGGCATGTGCGGATGAGGGCCACCATTGCTTGCCATCAGCAGCACTCAGTGGTGGTCAGGGTTGGCATGCAGCCCTAAATTCCATTCAAGCCCTATTCTGCCTAGTGCCTACTTCTGTCGGCaatgtaaaaataaattttatagcACTAAAAAGATTTAATTTGAAAGGGTTACTCAGTGGGTGAAATCCTAGGTGGACACGTGAAAACAACCCCATGAAACATATCTAGAAGTTTTGAACAATTCCTAAAAAAAGTTACTATATGAAGGAGAGGCTAGAAGCTGATGTTCTATAATCATACAAATTATCAAGATCAAACTCAATTTCTTTCATGAATATATGAAATTTCGAGACAATGAAGGAAAGCCTACAATCAGGATAAATAATGATTGCAATGAATTTGTCTTTTCTTAAATCTTTTGTCGATTTCACGTGTCACCAAATAAATGAAGTTTTGTCTGGAAAATTTACATGGCTTTGTATGATCATGCCCTCTGAACACCAGACTTTTCTGGGAACTTTTTAAAACTTGTAAAGCATAAATGGTAAAAGATTCATTCTGTTGGGTTCTGCCCAGTGCATGATTTCTACTCTTTACCTAGGTAAAAGTTTCATTCTGTTGGGTTCTCGGTTTCTTAGTCACCCAAGCAGAAAGCATAAATGGTAACTCAAACGAAGGTTAGACGTAGTGCAAAGAGACAGAACTTCGCCTTCGTCGGAGAGCGTGTCCAGTACATGTTCGTTGGGGGAatttatacccccaaccttTATTACATCATGACTAAAATACCCCTTGGATGCCCGGAATATTCGTCGAATATTCCGGGCAAAGGGTCCTTTCTCGTAGATAAGAGTGTACAATTTGACTACCTACACCGAACCGTAACCCTTACGCTACCTCGAAGCTCTGAGGTAGCTTCAGGTGACCTTCGGGAGCCACTGCTAACCTTCGGATCTTCACCACCACCTTTGGGCGTCGCGGCTGACCTTCGGATCTTCACCACCACCTTTGGGCGTCGTGGCTGACCTTTGGATCTTCACCACCGCCTTCAAGCGTCGTGGCTGACCTTCGGGTCTTTACCGCCACCTTCGGGCGTCGTGGGTGACCTTCGGGTCTTTACCACCACCTTCAGGAGTCATAGCTAACCTTCGGCTACCTTTGTGACCTCCGGGTTCTTTTACCTTCGGGGTGCTTCCGTCCTTCGGGGTAGCGATCCCCAACACATTCGGCACCACAGGGTAACTTTGAACCATTTAGACCAAAGCAACAATACTGTTTGTGAAAAAAAGAATGTTTGGTCACTATAATCATCAAATGGTCCAAAATCTCTTTTTGTTGCTGAATGTTGGGATGTGGGGCATCGTTACATGTTTCTATTACCTTTTCTTTTACAACTTGTTATGTGCTTATTTCCTCCCTTTTTCTGTTCTCTGGAACATCACTTCAAACAGGGTATAAGCGGAGATAAATCTTCAGAAGTTGCATCTGAGGAACGCACAAATGACTCTATACTGTTCAAAGACCCTGAAGGAGGAGGTTTGTTACTTCCTGAACCATCACTTAGCAATACTTACAGTTTTCCTGTTTTAAATCCTTGTTTAGCTGATTTTGTTCTGAAAGCTGTATGCTACTTGCATGCTTAGGTGAAAATTGTGAAGGTGATGCTGATCCTGAAAACCTTTCTGATATTGATGATGTAGAGGTACTTTCTCAATGAGTTCTTTTTATCTTACTTTTCAGGATTTATTTATGGCAATAGTAGTTAGATGTGGGGTGATGACCAAGCAAGCTTCTGCAATTTGATGAAATGCTCCAAATTTTGTAGGTTGATTGGTACCTTCACAATGAGGAAGAAACACAATATAAAAAGATTATCTGGGAGGAAATGAACAAAGAGTACCTTGAGGTAAACGGTGACGCGATCAATGTGACACATTTTCTCATCTTGGACCAGAGGATGCTACTGCCTACTATTTGGTTTTACAGGAACAAGCAGCAAAGGAAGCTTTGGCAGCTGAGTTGGCAGCTAGAGGTGTTGTTGTGGAAGAGGGAAAAAAGAAAGTAAGAAACACTTTTGTGCAATTAAACTTCCCTGTACACTACACATTTGCTTACCATTTTATGCTGGGTGGTACAATCATTGGTGGATGTTTCGAACATAGAAACGAAGACATAATGAAGACACCAAGAGCTCAAAACCTGCTGAAACACCAGCAGAAGCAACATACAACATGCTAAAAAGAAAGGTAGGTCACTTGGGATGTCACATACACATGAAATAATTGTCCTATGTGCACAACTttgaactactccctccgtcccaaaataaatacaattctaggACTGAGCACGCAAATCAATAGTAGGTGTAAcattacaaaaataccctttGTCTTTTGTGATGAGTGAACGAGGTGTTAGTTGTCTTTTCTGAGAACCTTCCGGAAATTGGCTTGTCTTTTGTGGTAGGTGGGTCAAAGTTAACATTACCCTTTGTCTTTTGTGATGAGTGAACGAGGTATTAGTTGTCTTTTCTGAGAATCTTCTGGAAATTGACTTGTCTTTTGTGGTAGGTGGGTCAAAGTTAACATTTtttgtgggacaaattttgaattctaaaattgtatttattttgggatggagggagtacgatTGTAAACTAGCTAAAGTTTAATATTTAATGTCCCTTCTCACAGGGACTTGGTTCAAAGGTTAGTGAGGGAGCTGTTGGCGAATTATACAAGGTATGCCTGTTATTTATGTTTATATTATAAGATATTATTCCCATGTAGAATTAATAGATTATACCCTGCTGTGAGTTGAATGTTTTGGAAAACTAAATGAACTAACAGCATTGACTATATTGCCCATTATACTACATTTTTATGACAATGGTGATCAATTCTGCAAGCAGACTAAAGATGACAATGGCAGCGCACATAAGAAAGAAGAGATGGATTTCGACGCACAGTATGGGCAGGACAATGCTGATGGTGAAACATTCGATCATGGTTACTACAGCTATGATGGTTATGACGACGATGGGATTTCGAGTAGCAGCATTTGCAGAACGGCGTGCTGATCAGCATGACCTTTTGGGACAAACTAGAAGTTAATCCAGAAGAGATGGGGCAAAAGAATCTTCATCTATACACTATAAtactttagtttattttttgAAGGGAGTTTTGATCGGATCAACAATTTGTCTATTATGTTGCTTACGATGGTCAACGTAGTTCTGTTTGTATAATGTGTGAAAATAGGTTCAGCCAGGTTGTAATTGTAACTAACTGCACCATTGCATTGTTCAGTATCTGTAAGTTATGTGTGACCAAGGCATCGTATATCAGGGCGCATTTAGTTCCCCCGCCAAAAAAAtttggatgtcaaatcagcactttgaccgaatgtcgggaggacttttcggacactaattaaaaaactaatttcaaaactcacttggaaatcacgagacgaatcttttgaggcctttgaccgcgtcattagcacatgtgggttactgtagcacttatggttaatcatgcactaattagacttaaaagattcgtctcgtcatgtacatccaaactgtgtaattagttttgttatttaattacatttagtgcttcatacatgtgtttaaaggggaggtgaaaatttttgggtgaaaatttttgggaactaaacgcgccctcaaTCCTACATGaacgaaattttttgaaaatgttTTGTCATCTGGATTAGATCTACTGTGCATCTACGTTGGATCTGCGACAGGGTGTAAACTCATAAAAACCGAGTTGGGATCTGCGGCAGGGTGTAAACTCAAAAACCGAATTGGAGAATGTTTCCACTAAAAAttagtaatatttttttatcacCTCAACTGTTTCTTATCCATTCAATTTGTCCTGACGCATCGACGTGTGCGATCTAGGTACTGTGCTGTCGCAGAAGACTGCGGCCACTACTGCACAGGTCCACGTGTTCGTTAGTCAACGGAAGAAAAAGTAATGTACGGTAATGATTGAAATTCAGTGATGTAGCTAGAATTTTTGCGTGAGGTACGATGAACCAAAATTTTGTTTACCTCGTCGCAAAATATAAGCATTTGTTGACTTCTACTGATCATgtttgaccattcgtcttattcaaaaattaaaaaaaataaaaacaattaagatatactTCAAATATATACGATGATAAAACAtatcataaaaaaataaataatgttttcacatttttttttgaataaaacgaaTGGCCAAACATGATCAGCAAAAATCAACAAATACTTATATTTTGGGACAGAGGTACTAAATAGTATAATAAATCTTAAATTATAATATAAATAGTTTTAAACAGTGTAATAATAGTTTAGAATATAAACAACACAAGCTTAaataataaatagctaaatcAATTGAACTCAATACGTGAGTAATCAACAATGCAATATATCCCTAACTTCTACTAGATACATCTACAAGTAGAGATTTGGGGAAACATGCACGGGACAAGCAGATGGTAGAGTTGCTCACCACTTCACCAGCAGGCAGCAAAGTTGAAGCAGGCCACCGGCCAGGATGCCATGGAcggggcgcgggcggccgaACTAGTAGCGGAGCCAGGTTTTGCTGTCCGTAGGTCTGGCCGTTTGCCCGTCTGGAGTCAGGATGCGTCAGGACAAGGCCGCAACAGCACTGCCGCCCAGCCGTCAAGGAGCGCTGACGGTGAGTGAGTGAGTACCGCTGGTAAGATTCGTGGGAAACCCGTTTAGAGATTCGGCTCTAGGCCAGGTGGGTGACACAGGAGCCTTTGCCCGAGAAGTTCCTTGTCTTCCTTTACATGTTCGTATCCTACCCTATTTATAATACTTCTCGTCCATGGTGAACTCGATGTTTGGATGTTGGAATTTGGTAGGTTCATGACCCATTAAGGAGAATTCCAAAGCAATATATGGCTGGTTGGTTAGTCCCATACTGCTAGTACAAGCAAGTAGACACAAATTTAAATATTGCAGTATTTTCCATGCGTTGAATGGAGCAGCCAAGAGACGGGGTGTGTAAGGCTTTGCTAAACACACACCAACGCACACGCGCGCGTATCCGCGTCTTTTCGCGTGTTTATCCGCGTGACTTGTGACTGTAATTCAGCCAATATTTTGCCACTTGCGTCTCTCACATTTGAACCGCTGTGCATTGATTAGGCGCTAATCAATGGCCGGTTAATTCCATAATACCTAGTAAATTGTCATGACCATCCTTAATACGCTTTAATGTCTTTTATGGGCGTCATCAAAGAGAAAACGGCTACTTGAGGGCAGCCGCGCCTATATAAGTGGACTAAAAATATTTAGAAAAATCTCTCTCAATTTCCTGCCATTCTATCGAGCTGCTGGATCTCGCCGGCCCTTTCCTTGGCGTGCACTGAGGAGAAGAGTGAGCGGTATCTCCGAACCCTTCCGTCGTGAAGCCTGCACGAGGGACGGCaagcgtcccctcatgagaGGTGACTTAAATgcgatacaaatatcagtcccaggaggctgataacacatttattacatcagatggtacatcaccgtacaactctacgcggaagtgggcagtgaagcgccactatcgcgagaacAACCACTACAACCGACACGAGAACGTGAAGCACGAAgaagtcatcagagtcttgcgccatacggagctcctgcaggtgaccctatccacaggcaaggttgggtgcagaacggaacccctaatcaacgtcctcgggaacaaagtctggatcttcctctgtaaaaattaagcaaggggtgagtacaaacgtactcagcaagtccaaccacacccacggagggggtataaacagaatacatGCACACGAtagatcaaggataaggctagagtTTTATTTAcgaaaagctaatttttatgcatgagTTTATTTGATAGAAAAGGGTTTTTCCAAAGTAATTATCTTGTACTGAGtacacgtagggttgatccacacaggatcccagtTTATAAGTTGCTGCCGGACTCCACGTCCGCaatagcacacggcacagctacCGGAcactttccaaaacaactcacgccaacccatccattctcagaagaaacactagttgtgtgaccaaaccataactcgcccagtatcgtgggcacggctattcgcatagattttatactctgcagaggtgtacaactttacacacaagcggggtaccacagcacgatcaccttagtgtcagtgcagatcccaacaaagccattacccaccttagctagacctgactagccaacatgggatccaccaaggggccattgacctatataagaggtttaaccggggcataagtcacacagagcttatcccttcttcttagtcacccgttgctcttagctctcctgatggctatcagactaactagtgggatttatgctaagccgttgccacatacaacgatcgagtggtttgcacgatagttgagttaggcaagatgacacatcaactcggtccttaattgtgacaagatggatatctcccaacactgctcaaccacacaggtacgagcacaccttttggcaattcacacagaagtgccatccatctcatctttCCTTtggtttccaaaaattccacattttcccttcccacacactcacaccttttccttttttaaaatAAGTTGTACtttgtttaaggtcctaagcgttctagcagcaaTTAATGTCCAAATAGAAcagatcacattcagacattaatctaggtggtcaaggaatagttATAACAAAtaaaggggtggctatccaaccatattttcagCAATCAAAGCacatgcagttttgtaaaacaggccaataggttgcatttataaaactgggacaaaacatgcatcaaaggatgagattgaacttgccgttctcaaagccttccgggaagtcctaatcgaggtactgtccttcgggttcggggtcatGGTACTGGTGCTCGCACGCTTGCTCGCGGTActactcgtcgacgggttctccctcgttcacaccgtgatcaaCGACgcacacaacaagcacacaataaagaaaaagaaataaaaattttatcgttgagctcgaatcggaaacaattaagatatagagatgggagtaatatttttgggcagtT
This window contains:
- the LOC120687290 gene encoding transcription factor IIIB 90 kDa subunit-like produces the protein SPPEVDTRSAGEVTGHGSQISSAAWAEVTRRAAALNSHSQQEFEDKNSGHPWSQTEIEEFLATADECNQEPVQKCSLKPGEVLCKHKDKDFEHFAHGLCEKCYNKFTKLSGGLEGGCDPPAFQRAEKLRLEAAKRTEDAAAAKEAALEESLCDTQNSDVENTLTPSKGISGDKSSEVASEERTNDSILFKDPEGGGENCEGDADPENLSDIDDVEVDWYLHNEEETQYKKIIWEEMNKEYLEEQAAKEALAAELAARGVVVEEGKKKKRRHNEDTKSSKPAETPAEATYNMLKRKGLGSKVSEGAVGELYKTKDDNGSAHKKEEMDFDAQYGQDNADGETFDHGYYSYDGYDDDGISSSSICRTAC